The Vibrio splendidus genome has a window encoding:
- a CDS encoding BatD family protein: MNKTKSTARAFALLKCWFAVLSAMMLLISMPANATNLDQLVSDGELKLNVEIKAQDVAVKQQAALDVEVLSTRPFQEELALPYLDMPNTVVKKDEQKVARSARTIEGIKWFTQKARYYLYPMQAGEFTVPELKIPVSVELTNNNVVEGAIQSQPINFTSKMPVSNIDADALIVSPNAELSISTDRPLTDEFEVGHAVTATYTLSVANSHMMLLPEINIPDISGVELYRKPAVKENVFNRLNKTNTATLKQQVTLILQEQGKVVLPKQTMTWWNTKTKQLQSLTVEQQTLQVGDAKLLDSLSNTLGSNDGSQTLSNWLSQYWYYLVIAGIFLAAIARLIGKHFIDLKRYFVARQQLNTKKLNIQFCRHVEEKQYSKAVQTIYEITGRKTLSKGTLQLPLDSDSNDIWKKLLKLGYAKNTEGSVSFSLSVSLTEAKTLLKAINDSPKTQRTPFRFNWNLN, from the coding sequence ATGAACAAAACTAAATCGACAGCCCGAGCATTCGCCCTTCTGAAATGTTGGTTTGCGGTCTTATCAGCGATGATGCTTTTAATTTCAATGCCTGCCAATGCTACTAACCTAGACCAGCTCGTCAGTGACGGTGAGTTGAAGCTGAATGTTGAAATTAAAGCTCAAGATGTCGCTGTGAAACAACAAGCCGCACTCGACGTTGAAGTATTGAGTACCCGCCCCTTTCAAGAAGAGTTGGCATTACCTTACTTAGATATGCCCAACACCGTCGTAAAGAAAGATGAGCAGAAAGTCGCTCGTTCAGCACGCACAATTGAAGGCATTAAGTGGTTTACACAAAAAGCACGTTACTACTTATACCCAATGCAAGCTGGCGAGTTTACCGTCCCTGAATTGAAGATTCCCGTTAGTGTAGAGCTTACCAACAACAACGTTGTTGAAGGTGCGATTCAATCGCAACCCATTAACTTTACATCCAAAATGCCCGTGAGCAACATTGATGCAGACGCGTTGATTGTTAGCCCAAATGCTGAGCTTTCAATATCAACTGATCGTCCGTTAACCGACGAGTTCGAAGTTGGCCACGCTGTCACTGCAACGTATACATTGAGCGTGGCAAACTCACACATGATGCTGCTACCGGAGATCAACATCCCAGACATTTCCGGCGTTGAGTTGTATCGCAAACCAGCAGTCAAAGAAAACGTATTTAATCGCCTGAATAAAACCAATACCGCGACACTCAAACAACAGGTAACGTTAATCCTGCAAGAACAAGGGAAAGTCGTCTTACCAAAACAGACCATGACATGGTGGAACACCAAGACCAAACAGCTGCAATCGTTGACTGTAGAGCAGCAAACGCTTCAAGTCGGTGACGCAAAGTTATTAGACTCACTAAGCAACACTTTAGGATCGAACGACGGGTCTCAAACCTTATCGAATTGGCTAAGCCAATATTGGTATTACTTGGTCATTGCGGGAATATTCCTTGCTGCGATTGCTCGCCTAATCGGAAAGCATTTTATTGATTTAAAGCGTTATTTTGTCGCACGCCAGCAATTGAATACCAAAAAGTTGAATATTCAATTTTGTCGACACGTTGAAGAAAAGCAGTACAGCAAAGCGGTGCAAACTATCTATGAGATTACGGGGCGAAAAACCTTGTCGAAAGGCACGCTTCAACTGCCTCTAGATTCTGACTCAAACGACATTTGGAAGAAGTTATTGAAGCTTGGCTACGCAAAAAATACTGAAGGCTCAGTTTCTTTCTCCCTCTCAGTTTCACTAACAGAAGCCAAAACACTGTTAAAAGCCATCAATGACTCGCCCAAAACCCAAAGAACACCGTTTAGGTTTAATTGGAATCTGAACTAA
- a CDS encoding VWA domain-containing protein, with amino-acid sequence MTDFNTLFGGDITQFHFMRPLWLFALVPFVLFYRALVQQDDLVAQWQPVMSKNMVEHLSLNQNRARIVSPNRLFLVFAVLATLIMAGPTWQQQPSPFFEDNSELVIALDVSDSMNKTDIQPSRLERAKQKINQLVELRGDAKTGLVIYGGSAHVAMPVTKDKELTRYFLDVLDGSLLPDNESKPASVLKPTLELISQAKAPSTVFILTDKTNDEAIEEFTKAFEQQQHQVIVWAMGENPQSGGNGTAGLTETQLASLSQLAQAGHGNMVSFTHDASDVEAVYQSIQNNLFAVSDNALPWLDAGYWLLFLLLPIQLMWFRKGWTLQW; translated from the coding sequence ATGACTGATTTCAATACATTGTTTGGTGGCGATATCACCCAGTTTCATTTCATGCGCCCATTATGGTTGTTTGCACTGGTCCCGTTCGTGTTGTTTTATCGTGCACTCGTTCAACAAGACGATTTAGTCGCGCAGTGGCAACCTGTGATGTCTAAAAACATGGTGGAACATCTGTCTCTCAACCAAAATCGAGCGCGTATAGTTTCTCCTAATCGATTGTTTTTGGTGTTTGCGGTTCTAGCCACGCTCATTATGGCGGGCCCAACGTGGCAGCAACAACCTTCACCATTTTTTGAAGACAATTCCGAGCTGGTGATCGCCTTGGATGTCTCGGATTCAATGAATAAAACCGATATTCAGCCGTCACGATTAGAGCGTGCTAAACAGAAGATCAATCAGCTCGTTGAACTGCGAGGCGACGCAAAAACTGGTTTAGTAATATACGGCGGCAGTGCGCATGTCGCTATGCCTGTCACCAAAGACAAAGAGTTAACGCGATACTTCCTCGATGTATTGGATGGAAGCTTGCTGCCAGATAACGAGAGTAAGCCGGCTTCGGTGTTAAAGCCAACGCTCGAGCTAATCTCACAAGCAAAAGCACCATCAACGGTTTTTATACTGACGGACAAGACCAATGACGAAGCGATAGAAGAATTCACTAAAGCGTTTGAACAACAGCAACACCAAGTGATCGTTTGGGCGATGGGTGAAAACCCACAAAGTGGCGGAAATGGCACGGCAGGTTTAACAGAAACTCAACTCGCTTCACTGTCACAACTGGCGCAAGCAGGTCATGGAAACATGGTTTCATTCACCCACGACGCTAGCGATGTAGAAGCGGTTTATCAAAGCATTCAAAACAACCTGTTTGCGGTCAGCGATAACGCCCTACCTTGGTTAGACGCGGGCTATTGGTTGCTGTTCTTGTTGCTGCCTATCCAATTGATGTGGTTTAGAAAAGGGTGGACGCTACAGTGGTAA
- a CDS encoding vWA domain-containing protein, with product MIEFEYPIAFTLLCLPFAVYWLLPVYKESKSAIQVPFFDRLIAVSSQEPSETAVKMNRRKVQWLLVIISYLALIVAIAKPMWVGEPIEQKKSAREIMVALDLSGSMSEEDFADKQGNKHDRLTIAKQVLREFAAQREHDRLGLILFADSAYVQAPFTEDINVWQSLLEDVELGYAGFQTAFGDAIGLSIAVFEQEQSRQRVMILLTDGDDTSSKMPPVKAAEIAAKYGVKIYTIAIGDPSTKGRYKMDLPTLEKVSAATGGQMFHAMDRKQLDQAYATIDELEQQEFELFSHRPKHSLHHYAFGVCLVSNLLAALIVFGANLRRRKEIKRVIRRREELTND from the coding sequence ATGATTGAATTTGAATACCCGATAGCGTTTACATTACTTTGTTTACCGTTTGCCGTGTATTGGTTATTGCCTGTTTACAAAGAGTCAAAAAGCGCGATTCAAGTGCCCTTTTTTGATCGCCTTATTGCCGTGTCTTCACAAGAGCCCTCTGAAACCGCGGTCAAGATGAACCGTCGTAAAGTGCAATGGCTATTGGTCATTATCAGCTATCTTGCTCTTATCGTCGCGATTGCCAAACCGATGTGGGTGGGCGAACCAATAGAACAAAAGAAATCCGCTCGTGAAATTATGGTCGCACTTGATCTGTCAGGTTCGATGTCAGAAGAGGATTTTGCCGATAAACAAGGTAACAAACACGACCGTTTAACGATTGCAAAGCAGGTGTTGCGAGAGTTCGCAGCCCAGCGAGAACATGACCGCTTAGGGTTAATCTTGTTTGCCGACTCCGCTTATGTTCAAGCGCCATTTACTGAAGATATTAACGTGTGGCAATCGCTACTCGAAGACGTTGAGCTTGGCTACGCTGGATTTCAAACCGCTTTTGGCGATGCGATTGGCTTATCAATTGCCGTATTCGAACAAGAACAGAGCCGCCAACGAGTGATGATTCTGCTAACCGATGGTGATGACACTAGTTCGAAAATGCCTCCTGTCAAAGCCGCGGAAATCGCCGCCAAATATGGCGTGAAGATTTACACCATTGCAATTGGTGATCCGAGTACCAAAGGTCGCTACAAGATGGATCTTCCAACATTGGAGAAGGTATCAGCAGCAACTGGCGGGCAGATGTTTCATGCCATGGACCGAAAGCAACTCGATCAAGCTTACGCAACGATAGATGAACTAGAACAGCAAGAGTTCGAGCTTTTTTCTCACCGTCCTAAACACAGCTTGCACCACTATGCATTTGGCGTATGTCTGGTGAGCAACCTACTCGCCGCCTTAATCGTATTTGGTGCAAATCTGCGTCGTAGAAAAGAAATAAAGCGCGTTATTCGCCGTAGAGAGGAGCTCACTAATGACTGA
- a CDS encoding DUF4381 domain-containing protein, with amino-acid sequence MTTNTGLEPLQPDNVNPLMASLSEPSLPESISWLPNAPGWYWLLLLLLCFTLYRVYLVIQKYLANTYRRAALVELEQLSLEAQSGDISSFQKLPQLLRRTALYAFPRTEVAPLTGTDWEKWLDDHCTNRQFSTEFSTSELSGVLAQLAYSSAATLTEEKRNAIMENVALWIKHHEVSHD; translated from the coding sequence ATGACGACTAACACTGGGCTTGAACCTTTACAGCCAGACAACGTGAATCCATTAATGGCCTCTTTGTCTGAGCCTTCTTTGCCAGAAAGTATCTCGTGGCTACCGAATGCCCCAGGCTGGTACTGGCTACTCTTGTTGCTGTTGTGCTTCACTTTATATCGTGTCTATTTAGTTATTCAAAAGTACCTAGCAAACACATACCGACGCGCTGCCTTGGTAGAACTCGAGCAACTCTCTTTGGAGGCTCAGTCTGGTGACATTTCATCATTTCAAAAGCTACCACAACTGCTACGAAGAACCGCATTGTACGCCTTCCCTCGTACAGAGGTCGCCCCTTTAACCGGCACAGATTGGGAAAAATGGTTAGATGACCATTGCACTAATCGCCAATTTTCAACCGAGTTCTCTACATCAGAACTCTCAGGCGTACTTGCTCAACTCGCCTACTCTTCAGCAGCGACATTAACGGAAGAAAAACGAAACGCCATCATGGAGAACGTTGCACTTTGGATAAAACATCACGAGGTGTCACATGATTGA
- a CDS encoding DUF58 domain-containing protein, with protein MDTKPTLDPDIYTNLKALRLLKYKAHGFDFLPNQPINSALTGRHVSKLRGRGLNFEEMRHYQIGDDIRTMDWKVTNRTGKPHVKIFSEERERNVYVMVDQRTSMFFGSTGRMKSVVAAEIAALIAWKVIDSTDRVGAIIYNDSTALPISPQRSANHVLKILNEIASKNQQLKAGKAQDTQSNSFAKLFHQAQRLVKHDGLVILITDGYGYNERSEEQIKALCQHNDVVLCHVTDPLEHDLATLNKMVLSDGQLQLSVSGQEAQLRDAFAKDVVQAIDNFTAVAKKYRIPVLPFNTVDPTDVQLRKALGAS; from the coding sequence ATGGATACGAAACCAACACTTGATCCCGATATCTATACCAATCTAAAGGCATTGCGATTGTTGAAATACAAGGCGCATGGCTTTGACTTTCTACCTAATCAGCCAATCAACAGTGCGTTAACAGGTCGCCATGTTTCGAAGCTACGTGGGCGAGGATTGAACTTTGAAGAGATGCGTCACTATCAGATTGGTGACGATATTCGCACCATGGATTGGAAAGTGACGAATAGAACGGGCAAGCCACACGTCAAAATATTCTCTGAAGAACGCGAGCGTAACGTTTATGTCATGGTCGATCAGCGCACGAGCATGTTCTTTGGCAGCACAGGTCGAATGAAATCTGTAGTTGCTGCAGAAATCGCAGCTTTGATTGCTTGGAAAGTCATAGACAGTACCGATCGTGTGGGCGCCATTATCTATAACGACAGCACTGCTCTGCCTATTTCACCACAACGCAGCGCAAATCATGTACTCAAAATACTCAATGAGATTGCGAGTAAGAATCAGCAGCTCAAAGCGGGAAAGGCTCAAGACACCCAATCCAATTCCTTCGCTAAATTGTTTCATCAAGCGCAGAGGTTGGTTAAGCATGATGGGTTAGTGATCTTGATTACCGATGGCTACGGCTATAACGAGCGTAGCGAAGAGCAAATCAAGGCGCTCTGTCAGCACAACGATGTGGTGTTGTGTCATGTTACCGACCCACTAGAGCATGATTTAGCCACGCTTAACAAGATGGTACTTAGCGACGGGCAATTGCAATTATCCGTATCAGGCCAAGAAGCACAGTTACGCGATGCATTCGCCAAAGACGTGGTTCAAGCCATTGATAATTTCACGGCAGTGGCGAAGAAATATCGAATCCCTGTATTGCCTTTCAACACAGTCGACCCAACCGATGTTCAGCTTAGAAAAGCACTCGGCGCGAGTTAA
- a CDS encoding AAA family ATPase — MNPTLDAINQLKQQMESAVIGQQHMVDTLLVALLTNGNVLLEGLPGTAKTRSIKSLASALQVDLGRVQFTPDLLPSDVTGTEVYQDVDGKPTLTFQPGPVFNNLLLADEINRSPAKVQAALLEAMEERQITVAGKTYKLPDLFMVLATQNPVEQEGTYPLPEAQMDRFIMKINLDYPDADAEEQIIKMVRSEEKPSTEKPAPIDPQCIFDARDQLRDIHCSDAVLKYIVAIVVATRQPELYPESPLSQWIGVGSSPRATIALDKCSRAMAWLNGKDFVDPDDVRNVVHGVLRHRLILSYDALAEGVSSDRVIDEILSQVAVA, encoded by the coding sequence ATGAACCCAACTTTAGACGCTATAAACCAACTAAAGCAGCAGATGGAATCCGCAGTAATCGGCCAGCAACATATGGTCGACACATTACTGGTTGCGCTCCTTACAAACGGCAATGTATTGCTTGAAGGATTACCAGGAACAGCAAAAACTCGTTCTATCAAATCATTGGCTTCTGCCCTACAAGTTGACCTTGGTCGTGTTCAATTCACTCCAGATTTGTTGCCTTCGGACGTAACAGGCACAGAGGTATATCAAGACGTAGATGGCAAACCAACGCTCACCTTCCAACCGGGCCCAGTTTTCAACAATCTATTGCTGGCGGATGAGATCAACCGTTCCCCAGCAAAGGTACAAGCTGCATTGTTGGAAGCAATGGAAGAGCGTCAAATCACTGTAGCTGGCAAGACTTACAAACTGCCTGATCTATTCATGGTTTTAGCGACACAAAACCCGGTTGAACAAGAAGGTACTTATCCGCTGCCAGAAGCGCAAATGGACAGATTTATCATGAAAATAAATCTCGATTATCCAGATGCGGATGCCGAAGAGCAGATCATTAAGATGGTTCGCAGTGAGGAAAAACCAAGCACTGAGAAGCCCGCCCCCATTGATCCGCAGTGTATTTTTGATGCTCGTGATCAGCTACGCGACATTCATTGTAGCGACGCGGTTCTTAAATACATTGTCGCGATTGTGGTGGCAACAAGACAACCAGAGTTGTACCCAGAGTCACCCCTTTCACAATGGATTGGTGTTGGTTCAAGCCCGCGTGCAACCATCGCGTTAGACAAGTGTTCACGAGCGATGGCATGGCTAAACGGTAAGGACTTTGTCGACCCTGATGATGTTCGTAACGTGGTTCATGGGGTTCTGCGCCACCGCCTTATTCTATCGTACGATGCACTGGCTGAAGGCGTCAGTTCAGACAGAGTCATCGATGAGATTTTGTCTCAAGTTGCAGTAGCGTAA
- a CDS encoding DUF1254 domain-containing protein — translation MKKLALVVLGLSAVSLSSYAAEEVSTLTEFFNADGEVTTVDNYAVYETSRQYLKNQELVGVNKFLHKRELTPTDKQPVVRMNRDTYYSMAVINVSQGATITLPEIPEGKYMSMEVITEDHRIQPMQYGSGTFDLSTHSGDHVYVIVRTDATFTKDEVHKIQDQMSIDAKADAEFMAMQVDEKSFEKVEKNLKMEMPKLLKRDGAQATFGMFTSPEDASKEMFTKEKYAVGAAIGWGGAQLDDNIYEVSGNFPADTCHQATFDDPKNQAFWSVTVYNKQGFMFGEVANVSSNTAEKNADGTYTVSFGCGDDAVNNIKTENDSGVFNLAFRHYIPSQKVRDGFRVLPYVKVIN, via the coding sequence ATGAAAAAATTAGCATTAGTAGTTTTAGGTTTAAGCGCAGTTTCTCTTTCTTCTTACGCAGCTGAAGAGGTTTCAACTCTGACAGAGTTCTTCAATGCCGATGGTGAAGTAACTACCGTCGACAATTACGCGGTGTACGAAACGTCACGCCAATATTTGAAAAACCAAGAGCTTGTTGGCGTTAATAAATTCCTACACAAACGCGAGCTAACGCCAACTGATAAACAGCCTGTGGTTCGAATGAACCGAGACACATACTACTCAATGGCTGTGATTAACGTTTCGCAAGGCGCGACGATTACGCTACCTGAGATTCCTGAAGGTAAATACATGTCGATGGAGGTGATTACAGAAGACCACCGCATTCAGCCAATGCAATACGGTTCTGGTACGTTTGATCTTTCTACACATAGTGGTGACCACGTGTATGTCATCGTTCGTACCGACGCGACGTTCACCAAAGATGAAGTTCACAAAATCCAAGATCAGATGAGCATTGATGCAAAAGCAGACGCTGAATTCATGGCAATGCAAGTGGATGAGAAATCATTCGAGAAGGTCGAGAAAAACCTTAAGATGGAAATGCCAAAGCTACTGAAACGCGATGGTGCTCAGGCGACGTTTGGTATGTTTACCAGCCCTGAAGATGCTTCAAAAGAGATGTTTACCAAAGAGAAGTACGCGGTGGGTGCAGCTATCGGTTGGGGCGGCGCGCAGTTAGATGACAATATCTACGAAGTCTCTGGTAACTTCCCGGCAGACACTTGTCATCAAGCGACCTTTGATGATCCTAAGAACCAAGCGTTTTGGTCGGTAACTGTCTACAACAAACAAGGTTTCATGTTTGGTGAAGTGGCGAACGTAAGCTCAAACACGGCTGAGAAAAATGCAGATGGCACTTACACAGTAAGCTTTGGTTGTGGTGATGATGCGGTAAACAACATCAAAACAGAGAACGATTCTGGTGTGTTTAACTTGGCTTTCCGCCATTACATTCCGAGCCAAAAAGTACGTGATGGATTCCGAGTGCTTCCTTATGTGAAAGTGATTAATTAA